A region of Kribbella sp. NBC_01245 DNA encodes the following proteins:
- a CDS encoding DUF4097 family beta strand repeat-containing protein has protein sequence MTTFETPGPIAAIVEVAGAKVRVSASDRTDTVVLVEPIDAASRKDVKVAENTKVEFADGQLSVKTKTAGDKNGSVAITIDLPTGSSLVAHLAFSAVRTEGSLGASELHMASGQAELDRVDALKANISSGEVAIGHIAGSADIDGAAFALRIGAVAGTLGYRGAGGQTWIGHAAADLELSSATSDFDIGRADGSVTASTASGAIRIGRMTNGQAKLKNGSGNIEVGISAGTAVSVDVDSERGAVHNFVAMQAEPGPSDAKISVHARTRHGDITLHRVAS, from the coding sequence ATGACCACCTTCGAAACCCCCGGCCCCATCGCCGCGATCGTGGAGGTCGCGGGAGCCAAGGTGCGAGTCAGCGCCAGCGACCGGACCGACACCGTGGTGCTGGTCGAACCCATCGATGCCGCCAGCCGGAAAGACGTCAAGGTGGCCGAGAACACCAAGGTCGAGTTCGCCGACGGTCAGCTCTCGGTCAAAACGAAGACCGCCGGGGACAAGAACGGATCGGTCGCCATCACGATCGACCTGCCCACCGGCTCCAGCCTGGTCGCGCACCTGGCTTTCTCGGCGGTGCGCACCGAGGGCTCGCTCGGCGCGAGTGAGCTGCACATGGCCTCGGGGCAGGCCGAGCTGGATCGCGTAGACGCACTGAAGGCGAACATCTCCTCCGGTGAGGTCGCGATCGGGCACATCGCCGGCAGCGCCGACATCGATGGTGCCGCGTTCGCGCTGCGGATCGGCGCGGTCGCGGGAACCCTCGGGTACCGGGGCGCGGGTGGGCAGACCTGGATCGGCCACGCCGCGGCCGACCTCGAGCTCAGCAGCGCCACCTCCGACTTCGACATCGGGCGCGCCGACGGCAGCGTTACCGCCTCGACGGCCAGCGGCGCCATTCGGATCGGCCGGATGACGAACGGACAGGCGAAGCTGAAGAACGGCTCCGGCAACATCGAGGTCGGCATCAGTGCGGGCACCGCCGTCTCCGTCGACGTAGACAGCGAGCGCGGGGCGGTGCACAACTTCGTTGCCATGCAGGCCGAACCGGGCCCGTCCGACGCGAAGATCTCGGTCCACGCCCGCACGCGGCACGGCGACATCACTCTGCACCGTGTGGCGAGCTGA
- a CDS encoding BTAD domain-containing putative transcriptional regulator, with translation MQIGMLGAFEVRAGDGVLADVPGARLRALLIALALEAGRVVPKATLVDWIWGERPPADAANALQRLASRLRKALPGGVIEGQTGGYRLAVTPDAVDALRFERLLAQARQEHGLAQLRLLREALALWRGTAMQDVGLEDSEAFDAATTRLDGLRLTAMEDRFEAEVSLGHATEVVAELTDAVTAHPLRERLVAAQMRALVAAGRDSEALLTYERTREALADALGVDPSPELSALHVALLRGEVGRREENRKTNVRAELTSFVGRETDLTAVRALINEHRLTTLIGSGGSGKTRLATETARTMIGDLPDGLWLVEFAPIGTDGDVAQTALAGLGLRDALLGASPSADPIDGLIAAIRDREMLLILDNCEHVIESVAALAERVLGECRRLRILATSREPLGITGEALWQVEPLALPTSAGPAEAASSPALRLLRDRASAVRKDLGTDEDTEALMVRICRSLDGMPLAIELAAARLRTMTVEQLANRLDDRFRLLTSGSRTALPRHKTLRAVVDWSWELLTDAERTVLRRLSVFSGGAGLEAAERVCLSDAVERDQVLELLTSLAEKSLLVTAGDGAPRYRMLTTIKEYAADRLAEAGESDKARQAHLAYFTEFAETAEPHLRRAEQLEWLATLEADHDNLSAALRGAIAAGDAQAAMRLASATGWYWWLGGRRTEGLELLIAAANLPGEVTDDVRAMTYGMVVLYVTSGRGDEHLGAEWIHKAYRFSRQSRHDHPMLAFAAPLERLLQAPEEAVTAFEPLLDSADPWVRAMGRWQGAKMRSMFGQGGQEVEARVKQALAEFRALGERFGIFLALSELAGQLAKRGELAGACEYYEQAVTVVTEIGAVEDVIEVRTQQALLYWLNGDRDASAAAIAEAERSAEGVTWPYALINLALAKAELARLGGDTVEARRQLGLATTLLGDAAEQPLIRAEIHDLLGYLADDLRESRTHRVAAWQAASEAGAPIVIAKILVGVADLAVRLDQYEQAARLLAASAGVRGLPDRFHPDTARVEQTARRHLGDARFAEVTQEGAETSWSELIEVTLAS, from the coding sequence GTGCAGATCGGGATGCTTGGGGCGTTTGAGGTTCGTGCGGGCGATGGGGTTTTGGCCGACGTGCCGGGGGCTCGGTTGCGGGCGTTGTTGATCGCGCTGGCGCTTGAAGCGGGTCGGGTGGTGCCGAAGGCCACGCTTGTCGACTGGATCTGGGGTGAGCGGCCGCCCGCCGATGCCGCGAATGCCCTGCAGCGCTTGGCTTCCCGGCTGCGGAAGGCGCTACCCGGAGGCGTGATCGAAGGACAAACAGGCGGCTACCGGCTAGCGGTGACCCCCGACGCCGTCGACGCCCTCCGATTCGAACGCCTCCTCGCTCAGGCCCGCCAAGAGCACGGCCTCGCGCAGCTTCGACTTTTACGCGAAGCCCTAGCCCTATGGCGCGGCACCGCCATGCAGGATGTCGGCTTGGAAGACAGCGAAGCGTTCGACGCAGCCACAACCCGACTCGACGGACTCCGTCTAACCGCCATGGAAGACCGCTTCGAAGCAGAAGTCAGCCTCGGCCACGCCACCGAGGTCGTCGCAGAACTAACCGACGCCGTAACCGCCCATCCACTCCGAGAACGACTAGTCGCCGCGCAAATGCGTGCCCTAGTCGCCGCTGGACGCGACTCCGAAGCCCTGCTCACCTACGAGCGTACGAGAGAAGCCCTGGCCGACGCCCTGGGCGTCGACCCCTCCCCGGAGCTGTCGGCCTTACACGTCGCCTTGCTGCGAGGCGAGGTCGGCCGCCGCGAGGAGAACCGCAAGACCAACGTCCGCGCCGAGCTGACCAGCTTCGTCGGCCGCGAAACCGACCTCACCGCGGTCCGCGCACTCATCAACGAGCACCGCCTGACCACCCTGATCGGCTCAGGCGGCTCCGGCAAGACCAGACTCGCCACAGAAACCGCACGCACAATGATCGGCGACCTGCCAGACGGACTCTGGCTGGTCGAGTTCGCCCCCATCGGCACCGACGGCGACGTAGCCCAAACGGCGCTCGCCGGACTCGGCCTCCGAGATGCCCTCCTCGGCGCGTCCCCCAGCGCGGACCCCATCGACGGCCTGATCGCCGCGATCCGCGACCGGGAGATGCTGCTGATCCTCGACAACTGCGAGCACGTGATCGAGTCAGTGGCGGCGCTCGCCGAACGCGTCCTCGGCGAATGCCGCCGACTACGGATCCTGGCCACCAGCCGCGAACCACTCGGCATCACCGGCGAGGCGTTATGGCAAGTCGAGCCGCTGGCCCTGCCAACCAGCGCCGGCCCGGCCGAGGCCGCCTCCTCGCCGGCACTCCGCCTGCTGCGAGACCGCGCGAGCGCCGTACGCAAAGACCTCGGGACCGACGAAGACACCGAGGCGTTGATGGTACGGATCTGCCGCTCGCTGGACGGAATGCCGCTCGCGATCGAACTCGCTGCCGCCCGGTTGCGCACCATGACCGTCGAGCAGCTCGCCAACCGGCTCGACGACCGATTCCGCCTGCTGACCAGCGGAAGCCGTACCGCCTTGCCGCGACACAAAACCTTGCGCGCGGTGGTCGACTGGAGCTGGGAGTTGCTCACCGATGCCGAGCGGACAGTGCTGCGCAGGTTGTCGGTGTTCTCGGGCGGGGCAGGCCTCGAAGCGGCCGAGCGCGTCTGCCTCAGTGACGCCGTCGAGCGCGACCAAGTGCTGGAGTTGCTCACCTCGCTGGCCGAGAAGTCGCTGCTGGTCACCGCGGGCGACGGTGCCCCGCGTTATCGCATGCTCACCACGATCAAGGAGTACGCCGCGGACCGGCTCGCCGAGGCCGGAGAGTCAGACAAGGCCCGGCAGGCGCACCTCGCCTACTTCACCGAGTTCGCCGAGACCGCGGAGCCACATCTGCGCCGCGCCGAGCAACTGGAATGGCTCGCCACGCTCGAGGCCGACCACGACAACCTCAGCGCCGCACTGCGGGGGGCGATCGCGGCCGGGGACGCGCAGGCGGCGATGCGGCTCGCGTCCGCCACTGGTTGGTACTGGTGGCTGGGTGGGCGCCGGACCGAGGGCCTCGAGCTGCTGATCGCGGCCGCCAACCTGCCGGGCGAGGTGACCGATGACGTCCGCGCTATGACGTACGGGATGGTGGTTCTCTACGTGACCTCCGGGCGGGGCGACGAACACCTGGGCGCGGAATGGATTCACAAGGCATATCGGTTCAGCCGGCAGAGCCGGCACGACCACCCGATGCTGGCGTTCGCGGCCCCACTGGAACGCCTGTTGCAGGCACCGGAGGAAGCGGTGACCGCGTTCGAGCCGTTGCTGGACAGCGCTGACCCCTGGGTGCGCGCTATGGGTCGCTGGCAAGGCGCCAAGATGCGCAGCATGTTCGGCCAGGGCGGCCAGGAGGTCGAGGCCCGGGTGAAGCAGGCGCTCGCGGAGTTCCGGGCACTCGGCGAACGGTTCGGGATCTTCTTGGCCCTGTCCGAGCTGGCGGGCCAACTCGCCAAACGGGGAGAACTCGCGGGTGCCTGCGAGTACTACGAACAGGCGGTCACGGTCGTCACCGAGATCGGCGCCGTCGAGGATGTCATCGAGGTGCGGACCCAGCAGGCCTTGCTGTACTGGCTCAACGGCGATCGCGATGCCAGCGCTGCCGCCATCGCCGAGGCCGAGCGGAGCGCCGAAGGCGTCACCTGGCCGTACGCTCTGATCAACCTGGCGCTCGCCAAGGCGGAGCTTGCTCGCCTGGGCGGTGACACCGTGGAGGCCCGCCGCCAACTCGGCCTCGCGACCACCCTCTTGGGCGATGCCGCGGAGCAGCCGCTCATCCGCGCGGAGATCCACGACCTGCTCGGCTACCTGGCCGACGATCTCCGGGAGTCCCGCACCCATCGCGTGGCTGCCTGGCAGGCGGCGTCCGAGGCGGGAGCCCCGATCGTGATCGCCAAGATCCTCGTTGGGGTCGCGGACCTGGCAGTTCGCCTCGACCAGTACGAACAGGCGGCTCGGTTGCTCGCAGCCAGCGCCGGTGTCCGCGGATTACCGGATCGCTTCCACCCGGATACGGCCAGGGTCGAGCAGACGGCGCGGCGCCACCTCGGCGACGCGCGGTTCGCCGAGGTGACGCAGGAAGGTGCGGAGACGAGCTGGTCTGAGCTGATCGAAGTCACGCTCGCGTCCTGA
- a CDS encoding DUF5937 family protein: MVFGSADLQKVRLAAEPDPLWELVLSLHRLQTGRTETQQDGWEQSVRRRLTASGPAWRQWASILCTLVPPAGNFPDFLTPRPLITSVDEGCDELARMPGTRLRTDLAEVFGDRQRPRWVRELAAGDPGQVQQMVKSVRQGYDVLVAPFWSQVRHSVTADRHQRVQVLANDGLSQLLAQLPGALDWDGRVLTMTYPRKYTVDLRGRGVTLIPSYFCHGMPVTLIDPELSPVLVFPATNRGAAPARSEHDVQAALGPLLSPTRTDCLVLLRTPQTTSDLARHLGMSVGTASKQASILKNAGLINSVRDGGAVIHSITPLGKSLLTGHTTP, translated from the coding sequence ATGGTGTTCGGTTCGGCGGACCTGCAAAAGGTGCGCCTGGCCGCGGAGCCGGATCCGCTGTGGGAGCTGGTGCTGAGCCTGCACCGGCTCCAGACCGGCAGGACCGAGACCCAGCAGGACGGCTGGGAGCAGTCGGTGCGCCGGCGCCTGACCGCGTCCGGTCCGGCCTGGCGCCAGTGGGCCTCGATCCTCTGCACGTTGGTGCCACCGGCCGGAAACTTCCCGGACTTCCTCACGCCGCGTCCGCTGATCACCTCGGTCGACGAGGGCTGCGACGAGCTGGCGCGCATGCCCGGCACGCGGTTGCGCACGGATCTCGCGGAGGTCTTCGGCGACCGGCAACGGCCGCGCTGGGTCCGCGAACTCGCCGCTGGCGATCCCGGTCAGGTCCAGCAGATGGTGAAGTCGGTTCGCCAGGGGTACGACGTACTGGTGGCGCCGTTCTGGTCCCAGGTCCGGCACTCGGTCACGGCTGATCGGCATCAACGTGTGCAGGTCCTTGCGAATGACGGTCTTAGTCAGTTGCTCGCGCAATTGCCCGGCGCCCTCGATTGGGATGGGCGAGTGTTGACGATGACGTATCCGCGCAAGTACACGGTGGACCTCCGCGGCCGTGGCGTGACCCTGATCCCGTCGTACTTCTGTCACGGCATGCCGGTCACGCTCATCGACCCGGAGCTCTCGCCCGTGTTGGTCTTCCCGGCCACCAACCGCGGTGCGGCACCGGCGCGCTCCGAACACGACGTACAGGCTGCCCTCGGTCCGTTGCTCAGCCCGACGCGTACGGATTGTTTGGTTCTCCTCCGCACGCCACAGACCACAAGCGACCTGGCCCGCCACCTCGGCATGTCCGTCGGCACGGCCAGCAAACAGGCGTCCATCCTCAAAAACGCCGGCCTAATCAACAGCGTCCGCGACGGCGGCGCCGTAATCCACAGCATCACCCCCTTAGGCAAATCCCTCCTAACGGGCCACACCACCCCTTAA
- a CDS encoding ABC transporter substrate-binding protein has translation MSDALNRRGFLGLAGALGIGALTGCGGDGAASTGATGTPKTGGVLRAVFAGGGPKEVLDPHVQSLFVDIARHKAMFEKLVDLGPDLKPIPRLAAKFEPNAQATVWRFTLRDAVFHDGAKLTSEDVLYSLARVLDPAVPERVAQVALAKLDLKRSRAVDAKTVELTLTAPNAEFPALLAGIGTHIVRKGYADPAKPIGTGAFRFVSFEPGRSMVAKRFDDYWDGPAYLDELQILSAEAEARGNALQGGQAEYANEMTATFARTAESGKSIKIVAAKGSTTQALVMKTDRAPFDNPDVRMAFKLIADRQRLVDVVLSGRGLVANDLFGKGFQYYPQDLPQRERDLDEARALLKKAGVLNKPLEIYTADAAAGFVEAATLFAEQAGEAGLKVKVTTGNAESYHKDLLTKGLIGNHRSGAMPIPQYITDRLLSTSPFNATAWRRPAFDAAFASAQVLTDEPARAAKYVELQKTIHNEGGLLAWGHPDFLVGISAKVQGVQAAPPNTLDSARFDKVWLG, from the coding sequence ATGTCCGATGCCCTGAACCGCCGCGGTTTTCTCGGCTTGGCCGGTGCCCTCGGCATCGGCGCGCTGACCGGATGCGGTGGTGACGGTGCGGCCTCGACGGGCGCGACCGGGACCCCCAAGACCGGGGGTGTGCTGCGCGCGGTCTTCGCCGGCGGCGGACCGAAGGAGGTCCTCGATCCGCACGTGCAGAGCCTGTTCGTCGACATCGCGCGGCACAAGGCGATGTTCGAGAAGCTGGTCGATCTCGGCCCGGATCTCAAGCCGATCCCACGCCTCGCGGCCAAGTTCGAGCCGAACGCGCAGGCGACGGTCTGGCGCTTCACCCTGCGCGACGCCGTCTTCCACGACGGCGCCAAGCTCACCAGCGAGGACGTGCTCTACAGCCTCGCGCGCGTCCTCGACCCGGCCGTCCCGGAGCGAGTGGCGCAGGTCGCGCTGGCAAAACTCGACCTCAAGCGCAGCCGGGCCGTCGACGCGAAGACGGTCGAGCTCACGCTGACCGCGCCGAACGCCGAGTTCCCGGCGCTGCTCGCCGGTATCGGCACGCACATCGTGCGCAAGGGGTACGCCGATCCCGCCAAGCCGATCGGTACGGGCGCGTTCCGGTTCGTCTCGTTCGAGCCGGGCCGGTCGATGGTCGCGAAGCGGTTCGACGACTACTGGGACGGCCCGGCGTATCTCGACGAGCTGCAGATCCTCTCGGCCGAGGCGGAGGCCCGCGGTAATGCGCTGCAGGGCGGACAGGCCGAGTACGCGAACGAGATGACCGCGACCTTCGCCCGGACCGCCGAATCGGGCAAGTCGATCAAGATCGTCGCCGCGAAAGGCAGTACTACCCAGGCCCTGGTGATGAAGACCGACCGGGCGCCGTTCGACAACCCCGACGTGCGGATGGCGTTCAAGTTGATCGCGGATCGCCAGCGCCTCGTGGACGTCGTCCTGTCCGGGCGCGGTCTGGTCGCGAATGACCTTTTCGGTAAGGGATTCCAGTACTACCCGCAGGACCTGCCGCAGCGGGAGCGGGATCTCGACGAGGCTCGCGCGCTGCTCAAAAAGGCAGGCGTACTGAACAAGCCGCTCGAGATCTACACCGCGGATGCCGCCGCCGGTTTCGTCGAGGCGGCGACGCTGTTCGCGGAGCAGGCGGGTGAGGCCGGGCTGAAGGTGAAGGTCACGACCGGCAACGCCGAGAGCTACCACAAGGACCTGCTGACCAAGGGCTTGATCGGCAACCACCGGTCCGGCGCGATGCCGATCCCGCAGTACATCACCGACCGGCTGCTCTCCACCTCGCCGTTCAACGCGACGGCGTGGCGACGGCCCGCGTTCGACGCGGCGTTCGCCTCCGCGCAAGTGCTGACCGACGAGCCGGCCCGCGCCGCGAAGTACGTCGAACTACAGAAGACCATTCATAATGAAGGTGGTCTCCTTGCCTGGGGCCATCCGGATTTCCTGGTCGGTATCTCGGCCAAGGTCCAGGGCGTGCAGGCCGCGCCGCCGAACACGTTGGACTCCGCCCGGTTCGACAAGGTGTGGCTCGGCTGA
- a CDS encoding ABC transporter permease, whose protein sequence is MRSYAAQRALLAVAQLAVLSALVFLLTALLPGDAADMRFTETLTPEQVDRLREQLGLNQPALERFANWAGGVVTGDLGTSLVSGGPVLDIVKSSVGATLVLTIATLAVVLPLAVALGILAGTHEGGRIDRTISSITLALSAIPDFVIAVVLVAVFSLRLGLLPATWVGSTGADLVQQPALLVLPVAVLLGRTVCLLSRQVRAGTVNALHAEYVVQARRLGVPRRRILLRHVLPNAAVPGVQELARTGDTLLGGVLVVEAIFAIPGFATALISGVEARDIPVVQGLTLVLAVAALVINLGADLLCNRLVPRTELLR, encoded by the coding sequence ATGCGCTCGTATGCGGCCCAACGCGCGCTGCTGGCGGTCGCCCAGCTGGCGGTGCTGTCCGCTTTGGTCTTCCTGCTCACGGCCTTGCTGCCCGGCGATGCCGCGGACATGCGATTCACCGAGACGCTCACCCCTGAGCAGGTGGATCGCCTCCGCGAGCAACTCGGCCTCAACCAGCCCGCGCTGGAGCGATTCGCAAACTGGGCCGGCGGTGTCGTCACCGGTGACCTCGGGACCTCCCTGGTCAGCGGTGGTCCCGTGCTCGACATCGTCAAGTCCTCGGTCGGCGCCACGCTGGTGCTCACGATCGCCACGCTGGCCGTCGTGCTGCCGCTGGCCGTTGCCCTGGGCATCTTGGCCGGCACCCACGAAGGCGGCCGCATCGACCGTACGATCAGCTCGATCACGTTGGCGCTGAGCGCGATCCCCGATTTCGTCATCGCCGTCGTCCTGGTCGCGGTCTTCTCGCTCCGCCTCGGTCTGCTGCCCGCGACGTGGGTCGGTTCCACCGGCGCCGACCTGGTCCAGCAGCCCGCGCTGTTGGTACTACCGGTCGCCGTACTGCTCGGCCGTACGGTCTGCCTGCTATCACGCCAAGTCCGCGCGGGCACGGTCAACGCTTTGCACGCGGAGTACGTCGTCCAGGCGCGCCGCCTCGGCGTACCGCGACGACGGATCCTGCTGCGCCACGTCCTCCCGAACGCGGCCGTTCCCGGCGTCCAGGAGCTCGCCCGAACCGGCGACACCTTGCTCGGTGGAGTCCTCGTCGTGGAGGCCATCTTCGCGATTCCGGGCTTCGCGACGGCCCTCATCTCCGGTGTCGAAGCGCGCGATATCCCCGTGGTGCAAGGGCTTACGCTCGTCCTGGCCGTTGCCGCGCTCGTCATCAACCTCGGCGCCGACCTCCTCTGCAATCGCCTCGTGCCGCGAACCGAGCTGCTGCGATGA
- a CDS encoding ABC transporter permease, with protein sequence MRTFLRRTPMAVAIILVAVPLVVAVLGPVVAPSLETRPGLPYMLGDGHLLGTDGLGRDVLGLLLVGGRTALGMAVGAVAVAYLVGGTIGLVAASARHRWLDELLIRPLDILLPLPSLLVISVVAVGWRASPLAITLAVAAVNVPTVARLVRAAALDAASSPVVEALRMQRESWIGIHLNYVGRSVLGPVAADIGTRITLAVFLVASVNFLGLGLSPTAPDWAVSVSRNREGLLLQPWAVLAPALLLVAFTLGFNLVADRLVTRSRKVVVG encoded by the coding sequence ATGAGGACGTTCCTACGCCGTACGCCGATGGCCGTCGCGATCATCCTGGTGGCCGTCCCGCTGGTGGTCGCCGTACTCGGGCCGGTCGTCGCGCCCAGCCTCGAGACCCGGCCGGGTCTGCCGTACATGCTGGGCGACGGGCACCTCCTCGGCACGGACGGCCTCGGTCGCGACGTACTGGGGCTGCTACTCGTCGGCGGCCGGACCGCCCTGGGGATGGCCGTTGGCGCTGTCGCCGTCGCGTACCTCGTTGGCGGCACGATCGGCCTGGTGGCGGCCTCGGCTCGGCATCGCTGGCTGGACGAACTCCTGATCCGGCCGCTCGACATCCTGCTGCCGTTGCCGTCGTTGCTGGTGATCAGCGTGGTGGCCGTCGGCTGGCGCGCTTCGCCTCTCGCTATCACGCTGGCCGTTGCCGCGGTCAACGTTCCGACCGTGGCGCGGCTGGTTCGGGCGGCGGCGCTCGACGCGGCCAGTAGTCCCGTCGTGGAGGCCTTGCGGATGCAGCGCGAGAGCTGGATCGGGATCCACTTGAACTATGTCGGGCGATCCGTGCTCGGCCCGGTCGCGGCGGATATCGGTACCAGGATCACGTTGGCCGTGTTCTTGGTTGCCTCGGTCAACTTCCTTGGCCTCGGGTTGAGCCCGACCGCGCCGGATTGGGCTGTCAGCGTTTCCCGCAACCGCGAAGGCCTGCTGCTCCAGCCGTGGGCCGTACTCGCGCCCGCGCTGCTGCTGGTGGCGTTCACCCTGGGGTTCAATCTGGTCGCGGATCGCCTGGTCACCCGCTCCCGCAAGGTGGTGGTGGGATGA
- a CDS encoding ABC transporter ATP-binding protein, giving the protein MTVVVSGLTATAGDAVLVDDVSFEVSPGRITALVGASGSGKTTSALALLGEAGPGVALTGAVEVGGVQVVDANGPTAAAAQVLGRVVAYMPQHPGSALNPARRIGAGLTELARLHGGDVAEAMRAAQLPGDRPVLKRFPHQFSGGQRQRIALAQALVCGPKVLVLDEPSTGLDSVTRLQLVGELADLAERGLGILLLSHDLDLVRALADHVVVLASGKVQRSGPATTVLPPHDALDPSWGRPSLEPVLAVSDLHAALRRRGKSPVLQGIDLELARGDCLGIVGRSGSGKTTLARCLAGLHERYAGHLTLSGDPLPVLRKRTSEQVRRVQYVWQEVRGSFDDRRPVLDQVARTAIRLRGLSVADARAEAVDLLAQLGVAESIALRTPGLLSGGELQRSALARALLAAPDVLICDEITTALDEEGTRKVLDVLGRRKADGMALLWISHDLGLVAAVADHLLVLADGRVVERGDPDTVLAQPADPETRRLLAATLVGREPFRAA; this is encoded by the coding sequence ATGACCGTCGTGGTGTCGGGACTGACCGCCACGGCTGGTGACGCCGTACTGGTCGATGATGTCTCGTTCGAGGTCTCGCCAGGCCGGATCACCGCACTGGTCGGCGCCTCGGGTAGTGGCAAGACGACGTCCGCGCTGGCCTTGCTCGGTGAGGCCGGGCCGGGTGTTGCGCTCACGGGCGCCGTCGAAGTCGGGGGAGTCCAGGTCGTCGACGCCAACGGCCCGACGGCAGCGGCCGCGCAGGTCCTAGGCCGGGTGGTGGCCTACATGCCGCAACACCCGGGCAGCGCGCTGAACCCGGCTCGCCGAATCGGCGCGGGCCTGACCGAGCTCGCCCGGCTGCACGGTGGCGACGTTGCCGAGGCGATGCGGGCGGCCCAACTCCCGGGCGATCGGCCGGTTCTCAAGCGCTTCCCACACCAGTTCAGTGGGGGCCAAAGGCAACGAATCGCTCTTGCGCAAGCCCTGGTCTGCGGCCCCAAGGTGCTCGTCCTCGATGAACCGAGCACCGGCCTCGACTCGGTCACCCGCCTGCAACTCGTGGGCGAACTCGCGGATCTGGCCGAGCGTGGACTCGGCATTCTCCTGCTCAGTCATGACCTCGACCTGGTCCGAGCGCTGGCCGATCACGTCGTGGTCCTTGCCTCAGGCAAAGTTCAACGCAGCGGTCCGGCAACGACCGTGCTACCTCCGCACGACGCCCTCGATCCATCCTGGGGGAGGCCGTCCCTGGAACCCGTCTTGGCCGTCTCAGACCTGCACGCCGCACTACGCAGACGCGGCAAATCCCCTGTGTTGCAAGGGATTGACCTCGAACTCGCGCGTGGCGACTGCCTCGGCATCGTTGGTCGCTCGGGCAGCGGCAAGACCACGCTCGCGCGCTGTCTGGCAGGCCTCCACGAGAGGTACGCCGGACACCTCACCCTCTCCGGCGACCCGCTTCCGGTGCTGCGCAAACGCACGTCCGAACAGGTCCGGCGAGTGCAGTACGTCTGGCAGGAAGTGCGCGGGTCTTTCGATGACCGACGACCCGTGCTCGACCAAGTGGCCCGTACGGCGATTCGCCTGCGCGGGCTCTCCGTGGCGGACGCCCGCGCGGAGGCGGTGGACTTGCTGGCGCAGCTGGGAGTGGCCGAGTCGATCGCCTTGCGTACGCCTGGGTTGTTGTCCGGCGGCGAGTTGCAGCGTTCGGCATTGGCGCGGGCGCTCTTGGCGGCGCCGGACGTACTGATCTGCGACGAGATCACCACTGCCCTCGACGAGGAGGGCACGCGCAAGGTGCTCGACGTACTCGGCCGCCGAAAGGCCGACGGAATGGCCCTGCTCTGGATCAGCCACGACCTCGGCCTGGTCGCCGCCGTTGCCGACCACCTGCTCGTGCTGGCCGACGGCCGAGTGGTCGAACGCGGTGATCCCGACACCGTGCTGGCTCAACCCGCGGACCCCGAGACCCGGCGGCTGCTCGCGGCCACGCTGGTCGGCCGGGAACCCTTCCGCGCCGCCTGA